One Rattus norvegicus strain BN/NHsdMcwi chromosome 20, GRCr8, whole genome shotgun sequence DNA segment encodes these proteins:
- the Slc16a9 gene encoding monocarboxylate transporter 9 isoform X1: MLKQRPRSSVGLFIYAALQRMLIEFYGLDGCLLIVGALALNILACGSLMRPLQTSDCPFPEKIAPENVPDRYSIYNEKEKNQEETMTFQDKGYSNEDKCLPNGDWGRETSLPKNPTGAAHTKEPEPYKKKVVEQTNFCKQLAKRKWQVYRNYCGETASLFKNKVFSALFVAILLFDIGGFPPSLLMEDVARSYHVREEDLTIPLISIFGIMTAVGKLLLGILADFKWVNTLYLYVATLIITGLALCAIPLAKSYVTLAILSGILGFLTGNWSIFPYVTTKTVGIDKLAHAYGILMFFAGLGNSLGPPIVGWFYDWTQTYDIAFYFSGFCVLLGGFILLLAILPCWGMCNQRLPKPAAPTTFFYKVASNV, from the exons ATGTTAAAACAAAGACCCC GTTCGAGTGTGGGGCTATTCATCTACGCCGCTCTGCAGAGGATGCTGATTGAGTTCTATGGCTTGGATGGGTGCCTGCTCATCGTGGGAGCTTTAGCTTTAAACATTCTAGCCTGTGGTAGCCTCATGAGGCCCTTACAAACCTCCGACTGTCCTTTTCCTGAAAAGATAGCTCCGGAGAATGTTCCAGACAGATACTCCATATACAACGAGAAAGAGAAGAACCAAGAAGAAACTATGACCTTCCAAGACAAGGGCTACAGTAACGAAGATAAATGCTTGCCCAATGGTGACTGGGGAAGGGAGACTTCCCTTCCTAAAAACCCTACAGGCGCTGCGCACACCAAGGAGCCCGAGCCGTACAAAAAGAAGGTCGTGGAACAGACTAATTTTTGCAAGCAACTTGCCAAGAGGAAATGGCAGGTATATAGGAACTACTGCGGAGAGACCGcgtctctttttaaaaacaaagtcttCTCCGCGCTTTTCGTCGCCATCTTGCTATTTGACATCGGAGGGTTTCCACCGTCGCTGCTCATGGAGGACGTCGCGAGAAGTTACCACGTGCGGGAAGAAGATCTTACCATACCTCTCATCTCCATTTTCGGCATCATGACAGCCGTGGGCAAGCTTCTTTTAGGCATCCTGGCTGACTTCAAGTGGGTCAACACCTTGTATCTCTACGTAGCTACCCTGATCATCACTGGCCTGGCCTTGTGCGCAATCCCTCTTGCCAAGAGTTACGTCACGCTGGCAATCCTTTCTGGGATCTTGGGTTTCCTTACTGGTAATTGGTCCATCTTCCCGTATGTGACCACGAAGACTGTGGGGATTGACAAATTAGCCCACGCCTATGGAATACTCATGTTCTTTGCTGGACTTGGGAACAGCCTCGGGCCACCCATAGTTG GTTGGTTCTATGACTGGACCCAGACCTATGACATCGCCTTTTATTTcagtggcttctgtgtcctgctGGGGGGCTTCATCCTGCTGTTAGCCATCTTGCCCTGTTGGGGTATGTGCAACCAAAGGCTCCCTAAGCCAGCAGCACCAACAACCTTTTTCTACAAAGTTGCCTCTAATGTTTAG
- the Slc16a9 gene encoding monocarboxylate transporter 9 isoform X2 produces MLIEFYGLDGCLLIVGALALNILACGSLMRPLQTSDCPFPEKIAPENVPDRYSIYNEKEKNQEETMTFQDKGYSNEDKCLPNGDWGRETSLPKNPTGAAHTKEPEPYKKKVVEQTNFCKQLAKRKWQVYRNYCGETASLFKNKVFSALFVAILLFDIGGFPPSLLMEDVARSYHVREEDLTIPLISIFGIMTAVGKLLLGILADFKWVNTLYLYVATLIITGLALCAIPLAKSYVTLAILSGILGFLTGNWSIFPYVTTKTVGIDKLAHAYGILMFFAGLGNSLGPPIVGWFYDWTQTYDIAFYFSGFCVLLGGFILLLAILPCWGMCNQRLPKPAAPTTFFYKVASNV; encoded by the exons ATGCTGATTGAGTTCTATGGCTTGGATGGGTGCCTGCTCATCGTGGGAGCTTTAGCTTTAAACATTCTAGCCTGTGGTAGCCTCATGAGGCCCTTACAAACCTCCGACTGTCCTTTTCCTGAAAAGATAGCTCCGGAGAATGTTCCAGACAGATACTCCATATACAACGAGAAAGAGAAGAACCAAGAAGAAACTATGACCTTCCAAGACAAGGGCTACAGTAACGAAGATAAATGCTTGCCCAATGGTGACTGGGGAAGGGAGACTTCCCTTCCTAAAAACCCTACAGGCGCTGCGCACACCAAGGAGCCCGAGCCGTACAAAAAGAAGGTCGTGGAACAGACTAATTTTTGCAAGCAACTTGCCAAGAGGAAATGGCAGGTATATAGGAACTACTGCGGAGAGACCGcgtctctttttaaaaacaaagtcttCTCCGCGCTTTTCGTCGCCATCTTGCTATTTGACATCGGAGGGTTTCCACCGTCGCTGCTCATGGAGGACGTCGCGAGAAGTTACCACGTGCGGGAAGAAGATCTTACCATACCTCTCATCTCCATTTTCGGCATCATGACAGCCGTGGGCAAGCTTCTTTTAGGCATCCTGGCTGACTTCAAGTGGGTCAACACCTTGTATCTCTACGTAGCTACCCTGATCATCACTGGCCTGGCCTTGTGCGCAATCCCTCTTGCCAAGAGTTACGTCACGCTGGCAATCCTTTCTGGGATCTTGGGTTTCCTTACTGGTAATTGGTCCATCTTCCCGTATGTGACCACGAAGACTGTGGGGATTGACAAATTAGCCCACGCCTATGGAATACTCATGTTCTTTGCTGGACTTGGGAACAGCCTCGGGCCACCCATAGTTG GTTGGTTCTATGACTGGACCCAGACCTATGACATCGCCTTTTATTTcagtggcttctgtgtcctgctGGGGGGCTTCATCCTGCTGTTAGCCATCTTGCCCTGTTGGGGTATGTGCAACCAAAGGCTCCCTAAGCCAGCAGCACCAACAACCTTTTTCTACAAAGTTGCCTCTAATGTTTAG